Proteins found in one Zea mays cultivar B73 chromosome 1, Zm-B73-REFERENCE-NAM-5.0, whole genome shotgun sequence genomic segment:
- the LOC100191549 gene encoding Glutamate decarboxylase 1: MVLSHGVGGSDESVHSTFASRYVRTSLPRYRMPEQSIPKEAAYQIINDELMLDGNPRLNLASFVTTWMEPECDKLIQASVNKNYVDMDEYPVTTELQNRCVNMIAHLFNAPLGDAETAVGVGTVGSSEAIMLAGLAFKRRWQNKMKAAGKPCDKPNIVTGANVQVCWEKFARYFEVELKEVKLSDGYYVMDPQKAVDMVDENTICVAAILGSTLNGEFEDVKLLNDLLTKKNAETGWDTPIHVDAASGGFIAPFLYPELEWDFRLPLVKSINVSGHKYGLVYAGIGWCIWRTKVDLPEELIFHINYLGADQPTFTLNFSKGSSQVIAQYYQLIRLGFEGYKNIMENCQENATVLKQGLEKTGKFNIVSKDNGVPLVAFSLKDSSRHSEFEISDFLRRFGWIVPAYTMPPDAQHVTVLRVVIREDFSRTLAERLVLDIEKVLHELDALPARVPSGDLAALAAAESSEREMEKQRQVISLWKRAVLAKKKTNGVC, translated from the exons ATGGTGCTGTCACACGGCGTCGGTGGCTCCGATGAGTCCGTCCACTCGACGTTCGCGTCCCGCTACGTCCGCACCTCCCTTCCTAG GTACCGGATGCCGGAGCAGTCGATCCCCAAGGAGGCGGCGTACCAGATCATCAACGACGAGCTGATGCTGGACGGGAACCCGCGGCTGAACCTGGCGTCCTTCGTCACCACGTGGATGGAGCCCGAGTGCGACAAGCTCATCCAGGCCTCCGTCAACAAGAACTACGTCGACATGGACGAGTACCCCGTCACCACCGAGCTGCAG AACCGGTGCGTGAACATGATCGCGCATCTCTTCAATGCTCCTCTCGGGGACGCTGAAACGGCTGTTGGAGTGGGCACCGTCGGCTCGTCCGAGGCCATCATGCTGGCTGGGCTGGCGTTCAAGAGGCGTTGGCAGAACAAGATGAAGGCGGCCGGCAAGCCCTGCGACAAGCCAAACATTGTCACCGGCGCCAACGTCCAA GTTTGCTGGGAGAAGTTCGCGCGCTACTTCGAGGTCGAGCTGAAGGAAGTGAAGCTGAGCGACGGCTACTACGTCATGGACCCGCAGAAGGCAGTGGACATGGTGGACGAGAACACCATCTGTGTCGCGGCCATCCTCGGTTCCACGCTGAACGGCGAGTTCGAGGACGTGAAGCTGCTCAACGACCTGCTCACCAAGAAGAACGCGGAGACAGG CTGGGACACGCCGATCCACGTGGACGCGGCGAGCGGCGGGTTCATCGCGCCGTTCCTGTACCCGGAACTGGAGTGGGACTTCCGACTGCCGCTCGTGAAGAGCATCAACGTCAGTGGACACAAGTATGGTCTGGTCTACGCCGGCATCGGGTGGTGCATCTGGAGGACCAAGGTGGACCTGCCGGAGGAGCTCATCTTCCACATCAACTACCTCGGCGCCgaccagcccaccttcaccctcaACTTCTCCAAAG GTTCCAGCCAGGTTATTGCACAGTACTACCAGCTGATCCGCCTTGGCTTTGAA GGTTACAAGAACATCATGGAGAACTGCCAGGAGAACGCGACGGTTCTGAAGCAAGGTCTGGAGAAGACGGGGAAGTTCAACATCGTGTCCAAGGACAACGGCGTGCCGCTGGTGGCCTTCTCCCTCAAGGACAGCAGCCGGCACAGCGAGTTCGAGATCTCCGACTTCCTGCGCCGCTTCGGGTGGATCGTGCCGGCCTACACGATGCCCCCCGACGCGCAGCACGTGACCGTGCTCCGCGTGGTCATCCGCGAGGACTTCAGCCGCACCCTCGCGGAGCGCCTGGTGCTCGACATCGAGAAGGTTCTGCACGAGCTGGACGCGCTGCCCGCCCGTGTCCCCAGCGGCGACCTAGCCGCGCTCGCCGCGGCCGAGTCCAGCGAGAGGGAGATGGAGAAGCAGCGCCAGGTGATCTCGCTCTGGAAGAGGGCCGTCCTCGCCAAGAAGAAGACCAACGGCGTCTGCTAA